In the Candidatus Nitrospira nitrosa genome, one interval contains:
- the lpxD gene encoding UDP-3-O-(3-hydroxymyristoyl)glucosamine N-acyltransferase: protein MSKPQLPTPLTLAQIHEVVGGTVHGDLQTQVSALTSLSQANSCALSFVTNDKIAKAAGNVQVAALLIHRYQPDLTTPQIVVDNPLLAFARVAQTFFVQTPPPRGIDDHVMQGTDVRIGSDPSIWPFVTLGDRVTIGNRVTLYPGVFVGSDSTIGDDCVLYPNVVVREGCSLGARVIVHSCTVIGADGFGYVQHQGRHHKVPQLGGVIIEDDVELGANVTIDRATLGHTLIKQGTKVDNLVQIAHNVTVGEHCILVAQVGIAGSTTIGRYVMIGGQAGLADHLTIGDQVMIAAKSGVNRSIEPNQIVGGIPAMPRDKALRIQGGIFQLPETREMVRKLEERVTTLERQAQTAARRTSGKKKRRA, encoded by the coding sequence ATGAGCAAGCCTCAACTCCCTACCCCACTTACGCTCGCCCAAATCCACGAAGTCGTTGGCGGCACCGTTCACGGTGACCTCCAGACGCAGGTCTCTGCGCTGACCAGCCTCAGCCAAGCCAACTCCTGTGCCTTGTCCTTCGTGACTAACGATAAAATAGCCAAGGCTGCTGGGAACGTGCAGGTTGCGGCCCTTCTGATCCATCGATATCAGCCGGATCTGACCACACCCCAAATCGTGGTCGACAATCCCTTGTTGGCCTTCGCGCGCGTTGCACAAACGTTTTTTGTCCAGACCCCGCCTCCCAGAGGCATTGACGACCATGTCATGCAAGGGACTGATGTACGAATCGGATCCGACCCGTCTATTTGGCCGTTTGTGACGCTCGGCGACCGCGTCACGATTGGGAACCGCGTGACTCTCTACCCGGGAGTCTTTGTTGGATCAGATTCAACGATCGGGGATGATTGCGTGCTCTATCCCAATGTTGTAGTCCGGGAAGGTTGTTCCCTTGGCGCTCGCGTGATCGTCCATAGCTGCACGGTCATCGGGGCTGATGGGTTCGGCTATGTCCAACATCAGGGCCGGCACCATAAGGTCCCGCAACTCGGCGGCGTCATCATTGAAGACGATGTGGAACTCGGCGCAAATGTGACGATTGATCGCGCCACGTTGGGCCATACCCTGATCAAACAGGGAACCAAAGTCGATAATTTGGTCCAAATTGCTCACAATGTCACCGTCGGAGAGCACTGCATTCTGGTCGCGCAGGTAGGTATCGCCGGAAGTACGACCATCGGCCGGTACGTCATGATCGGTGGTCAGGCGGGACTTGCCGATCACCTCACAATTGGTGATCAGGTAATGATCGCGGCCAAATCGGGAGTCAATCGCAGTATCGAGCCCAATCAAATCGTCGGTGGCATCCCCGCGATGCCACGAGACAAGGCTCTCAGGATCCAGGGTGGGATCTTTCAGCTTCCTGAAACACGAGAGATGGTCCGTAAACTAGAAGAGCGTGTCACCACTCTGGAGCGCCAAGCCCAGACAGCAGCACGACGAACATCCGGAAAAAAGAAGCGTCGTGCTTGA
- the fabF gene encoding beta-ketoacyl-ACP synthase II: protein MASRVVITGLGVISPIGIGVSEFWKSALTGRSGVTAIPSLGWAPMSDYRSRVAGQVHNFSPEQYLTATQASRVDRYAQFALVAAKEALADADLNMAKERPHRVGVIVGAGMGGMVMGEREITQLFKTQRPHRVHPNFIPTITLNSASGIVAMAHGAKGPNLTISTACSSSAHALGQALQCIRTGQADVVIAVGADASITPLVFAGFCSLRALSSEFNDAPERASRPFDRRRDGFVMGEGAAALIVESLAHAKKRKARVYAELAGYAATSEAYHMVIPQEDGQEISMTMKIGLESAGIGSEQVDYINAHATSTTIGDAVETKAIRNLFKNRADKIAISATKSLVGHTLGAAGAIGAVATTMAIHTGQIHPTANYEEPDPDCRLDGIRQAVQERKIRYALLNAFGFGSNNATVVFKKFVA, encoded by the coding sequence ATGGCCTCACGTGTTGTGATCACAGGTCTTGGAGTGATATCTCCGATCGGCATCGGTGTGAGCGAATTCTGGAAATCGGCGCTGACCGGTCGTTCGGGAGTAACCGCCATTCCCTCCCTAGGGTGGGCTCCCATGTCAGACTACCGTTCTCGAGTAGCCGGTCAGGTCCATAATTTCTCACCAGAGCAATACCTGACCGCCACCCAAGCCAGTCGCGTCGATCGGTACGCACAGTTTGCCTTAGTTGCTGCGAAGGAAGCGTTGGCCGACGCTGACCTCAATATGGCAAAAGAACGCCCTCACCGCGTGGGAGTCATCGTCGGAGCGGGCATGGGCGGGATGGTCATGGGTGAGCGTGAGATTACACAACTCTTTAAAACCCAACGCCCCCATCGTGTCCATCCCAATTTTATTCCGACCATTACCCTCAATTCCGCCTCGGGGATTGTTGCCATGGCGCATGGAGCCAAAGGCCCCAATCTCACCATCTCAACGGCCTGTTCGTCCAGTGCTCATGCCCTCGGCCAGGCGCTCCAGTGCATTCGTACCGGTCAGGCCGATGTCGTCATTGCCGTGGGCGCCGATGCCAGCATTACCCCGCTGGTGTTTGCAGGGTTCTGCTCACTGCGCGCCCTATCCAGTGAGTTTAACGATGCTCCTGAACGCGCGTCGCGCCCCTTCGACCGACGTCGGGACGGCTTCGTCATGGGTGAGGGGGCAGCCGCACTCATCGTGGAATCCTTGGCGCATGCCAAAAAACGGAAGGCCAGAGTGTATGCCGAGCTCGCGGGCTATGCAGCGACGAGTGAGGCCTACCACATGGTGATTCCTCAGGAAGACGGGCAAGAAATCAGCATGACCATGAAGATCGGCCTGGAATCCGCCGGGATCGGCTCCGAACAGGTCGACTACATTAATGCCCATGCGACCTCAACAACGATCGGAGATGCCGTCGAGACAAAGGCGATTCGGAACCTCTTCAAGAATCGCGCGGACAAGATTGCCATCAGTGCCACAAAGTCCCTCGTCGGCCATACGCTTGGCGCGGCCGGTGCGATCGGGGCCGTTGCGACCACGATGGCGATCCATACCGGGCAGATTCACCCGACCGCCAACTATGAAGAACCTGACCCAGACTGTCGGTTGGACGGCATCCGTCAGGCGGTGCAAGAACGAAAGATTCGGTATGCCCTCTTAAATGCATTTGGATTCGGCAGCAACAATGCCACTGTGGTGTTCAAGAAATTTGTGGCGTAA
- a CDS encoding response regulator, translating into MPKILIADDSIAVRKVAERLLTEAGFTVALAANGEEALAYLAKEQPDVVVSDVIMPDKSGYEVCTFVRGQAALATTPVLLISGIVNDEVTKQAESCRADGVLKKPFQGTSLKDRVFELLARKQESAPATVSPSPTIPGSAAESILPVSGQPSQRGPQEATQVSELERQLQAERTRSAELTDRLAVSTAQLTRAKEIESQLTIERQRVSDLQQTVTTLERQAARIPELEAAFKSEQDVVNSLKQALLNSQATSSRVAELESSLEAERAAAEQLVQQLAELEGLSAKVKDTEARRATDQQQIVDLQHVRASLQAELLTHQKQETETAERIQEFERVAARVPELEGLLVSERERNGVLTQRVLEAEQSAESASKRFEELVRKLGEIAGLASQLGSGKG; encoded by the coding sequence ATGCCGAAGATCCTAATTGCGGATGACAGCATTGCAGTGCGAAAAGTGGCGGAGCGACTGCTAACGGAGGCTGGTTTTACCGTCGCACTTGCCGCCAACGGAGAAGAGGCGCTCGCTTATCTTGCAAAGGAACAACCCGATGTGGTGGTGTCAGATGTCATCATGCCGGACAAGAGCGGGTATGAAGTGTGCACCTTTGTCCGCGGACAGGCCGCGCTTGCCACGACACCTGTCCTTCTAATTTCTGGCATCGTCAATGATGAAGTGACGAAACAGGCGGAGTCTTGTCGAGCCGATGGGGTCTTGAAGAAGCCGTTCCAAGGCACCTCTCTCAAAGATCGAGTCTTTGAGCTTCTCGCACGAAAACAGGAGTCAGCACCGGCTACCGTTAGTCCATCACCGACCATTCCAGGGTCTGCGGCAGAGAGCATCCTCCCTGTGTCGGGCCAGCCGTCGCAGCGTGGCCCCCAGGAGGCAACTCAGGTCAGCGAGTTGGAACGACAGCTCCAAGCTGAGCGTACTCGTTCCGCGGAGCTAACCGACCGGTTAGCCGTGTCCACGGCACAGCTGACTCGGGCGAAAGAAATCGAATCGCAACTGACGATCGAACGTCAGCGAGTGAGCGATTTGCAGCAAACGGTGACGACACTTGAGCGGCAGGCTGCAAGAATCCCTGAGTTGGAAGCCGCATTCAAGTCAGAACAAGATGTCGTCAACTCACTGAAGCAGGCCTTGTTGAATTCACAGGCGACTTCGAGCCGAGTGGCGGAATTAGAGTCATCTTTGGAAGCTGAACGGGCTGCTGCCGAACAACTTGTTCAACAGCTTGCCGAATTAGAAGGGCTTTCAGCAAAGGTGAAGGATACGGAGGCGCGCCGGGCAACTGACCAGCAGCAGATCGTGGACCTTCAGCATGTACGTGCGTCGCTTCAAGCCGAGCTCTTGACCCACCAGAAGCAAGAGACCGAAACAGCCGAGCGAATACAAGAATTCGAACGCGTGGCTGCGAGAGTCCCGGAGTTGGAGGGACTTCTCGTCTCGGAACGTGAACGCAATGGAGTGCTGACGCAACGGGTGCTGGAAGCGGAACAGTCTGCCGAGAGTGCGAGCAAACGATTTGAGGAACTAGTGAGAAAGTTAGGGGAAATCGCTGGGTTGGCATCTCAGCTTGGAAGTGGCAAAGGATAG
- a CDS encoding HD-GYP domain-containing protein, with amino-acid sequence MQTLDETAVAVQGRQNIPLRGLKALASDIVASLHETDELVVEALSGPPGPPLLTNLLNVSILGTRVGIGLGYYGDELCRLALAGLVHDIGLFAVPSGLLTKSGRLTPEERALIEQHPERGVEIILACDPALQWLAQVTCQAHERWNGQGYPHRLKGRQIHEMAQICGVVDVFDALVSERPYRTRLFPHEAVRELLVAERAAFPREILKALVEQLSVYPLGTTVRLTTGAVGVVVKINSRYPLRPVVKVTGEERGDNAQSHELDLSQTPLISVIETVKPPVAGHAQVGTVLSMPPKSSSTIGVSDHFTSLLESLDAIASSLQAVVETKKHRF; translated from the coding sequence ATGCAGACCTTAGACGAAACGGCGGTTGCCGTCCAGGGACGGCAAAATATTCCTTTGCGAGGTCTTAAAGCGCTTGCTTCGGATATCGTGGCGTCACTCCATGAGACGGATGAGCTTGTAGTCGAAGCGCTGTCTGGACCACCAGGTCCGCCGCTGCTGACCAATCTCCTGAATGTTTCCATCCTAGGGACACGCGTTGGGATTGGATTAGGGTACTATGGGGACGAGCTGTGTCGACTCGCACTTGCCGGACTTGTTCATGATATCGGGTTATTTGCGGTACCTTCAGGATTGCTGACCAAGAGTGGAAGACTCACGCCAGAGGAACGGGCGCTGATTGAACAACATCCGGAACGTGGGGTTGAGATCATTCTCGCGTGTGATCCCGCCTTACAGTGGTTGGCACAAGTGACATGTCAGGCGCATGAGCGATGGAACGGACAGGGGTATCCCCATCGCCTCAAGGGAAGACAGATCCATGAAATGGCCCAGATCTGTGGAGTGGTCGATGTATTTGACGCTTTGGTCAGTGAGCGTCCCTATCGCACCAGGCTCTTCCCGCATGAAGCCGTGAGGGAACTGCTTGTGGCTGAACGGGCCGCCTTTCCCCGAGAGATTCTTAAGGCTCTGGTTGAGCAGTTGTCGGTGTATCCGCTTGGAACCACGGTTCGGCTCACCACCGGGGCTGTGGGAGTCGTGGTGAAGATCAACAGTCGCTATCCTCTTCGTCCCGTCGTGAAGGTGACAGGCGAAGAACGAGGAGATAACGCGCAATCTCATGAGCTGGATTTGAGCCAAACTCCGTTGATCTCGGTTATTGAAACCGTAAAACCGCCTGTCGCAGGTCATGCTCAGGTGGGAACGGTGTTGTCGATGCCGCCGAAGTCTTCTTCAACGATTGGTGTTTCGGATCATTTCACCTCGTTACTTGAGAGTCTTGATGCCATCGCATCAAGTCTTCAGGCGGTTGTTGAAACTAAAAAACATCGGTTTTAA
- a CDS encoding acyl carrier protein codes for MTERIDPAITEKIVHALATYLKRDPASITESHHLRDDLGLDSVAVIELLFEIEERFKLQIPDQDLPGLSTVGSVAAYVQRQLAAQPSNAKSESLKPATPSKATSKKPASKKAPLSRSASKKPSPPKSKPASSKKPKATSSVVSKTKKKGATR; via the coding sequence ATGACTGAGCGGATCGACCCTGCGATCACAGAGAAAATCGTGCATGCCTTGGCCACCTACCTGAAACGAGACCCTGCGTCCATTACGGAGAGCCACCACCTCCGCGATGATCTCGGACTCGACTCAGTCGCCGTCATCGAATTACTGTTCGAGATCGAAGAACGGTTTAAACTTCAAATTCCCGATCAAGATCTTCCAGGGCTCAGTACCGTCGGATCCGTGGCTGCCTACGTCCAACGGCAGCTCGCTGCACAGCCGTCGAATGCTAAATCGGAATCACTCAAGCCAGCAACACCCTCCAAGGCTACATCGAAAAAACCTGCCTCGAAGAAGGCACCCCTGTCGCGATCGGCTTCAAAGAAGCCCTCGCCTCCAAAATCCAAACCTGCCTCCTCGAAGAAGCCCAAGGCGACGTCGTCGGTGGTCTCAAAGACCAAGAAGAAGGGTGCAACACGATGA
- a CDS encoding chemotaxis protein CheW, which translates to MLRTNGRSQHPETPRSWHLLVFSVGGRRLAIKTLDVGGISQWHESIPVSGRTPFVSAVVRLNQIVLPVFDLAAVLQRTVQGKSFLCLRVKHSLGDMAICIDEEIPILQTLDLSLIHPYRDRDVPAESSYAHGQEEVPILAVSRLGMGSW; encoded by the coding sequence ATGCTGAGAACGAATGGCCGTTCTCAGCACCCTGAAACACCTCGATCATGGCATCTCTTAGTATTTTCTGTGGGAGGAAGACGGCTAGCGATCAAGACTTTGGATGTTGGGGGTATCTCTCAATGGCATGAGTCGATCCCAGTATCCGGTCGAACTCCTTTTGTCTCAGCCGTTGTTCGGCTCAACCAGATCGTCCTCCCGGTCTTTGATCTGGCTGCAGTGCTCCAACGCACAGTGCAGGGAAAGAGTTTCTTGTGTCTGAGGGTGAAACATTCATTGGGCGATATGGCGATCTGTATCGATGAAGAGATTCCGATTCTACAGACGCTTGATCTCTCGCTGATTCATCCCTACCGTGACAGAGATGTGCCAGCCGAAAGCAGCTATGCTCATGGTCAGGAAGAAGTTCCGATTCTTGCGGTGTCTAGATTAGGAATGGGTTCGTGGTGA
- the lptG gene encoding LPS export ABC transporter permease LptG — protein MTILFRYILREYSKIFGMCFSGLVTIYLVIDFFEKVRRFLRYESGILPILLYFALKIPSISFQVAPFAVLVATLLTLGLLSRSNEITAMRSCGVSLLWMSSPFLLFASGLSFILFSFSSTIIPLASEKAEEVRAVQIEQKPVPVTVTAVQPWARISANSLMKITEIDAEGKTLRGIRIFYFRPPFQLDRITEAEEARYATNGWVLRNGHHRQFHENETVELARFSEQAINLPLIPDDFSSSLVGNSEAMTFREIHDYLERFREEGFTFSRLLTDYYDRMALPLVTIVMVLVGIALSLRRSGVRGGSMTVGIGQAFIVGFCYWTTHSVAIALGRGGALAPVLAGWMANALFLSFGLYLLLKVRH, from the coding sequence ATGACGATTCTGTTCCGATATATCCTTCGCGAATATTCGAAAATATTCGGCATGTGTTTCTCCGGCCTGGTGACGATCTATTTAGTCATCGATTTTTTCGAAAAAGTCCGTCGCTTTCTTCGCTATGAATCTGGCATCCTGCCGATTCTGTTGTACTTTGCACTGAAGATCCCCTCCATTTCTTTCCAAGTCGCGCCGTTTGCCGTTCTCGTCGCCACGCTGCTGACGCTCGGCCTTCTCTCACGCAGTAACGAGATCACGGCGATGCGAAGCTGTGGGGTGAGTTTGCTCTGGATGTCCTCCCCCTTTCTCCTCTTCGCCAGCGGTCTCTCGTTCATCCTCTTCAGCTTCAGTTCAACGATCATCCCCCTCGCCTCCGAAAAGGCCGAGGAGGTCCGTGCGGTCCAAATCGAGCAGAAACCGGTGCCTGTCACCGTCACCGCCGTTCAACCGTGGGCTCGGATCAGCGCGAATAGCCTCATGAAGATTACCGAAATCGATGCGGAAGGTAAGACCCTGCGAGGGATACGTATTTTTTATTTTCGCCCACCGTTCCAGCTCGACCGGATTACAGAGGCGGAGGAAGCCCGCTATGCGACGAACGGCTGGGTCCTTCGCAACGGACATCACCGCCAATTTCACGAGAATGAGACCGTAGAGCTCGCTCGATTTTCTGAACAGGCCATCAACCTTCCGCTCATTCCAGACGATTTCTCAAGTTCCCTCGTGGGCAACTCAGAAGCGATGACCTTCAGGGAAATTCACGATTACCTTGAGCGCTTTCGCGAGGAAGGATTTACGTTTTCCCGTCTGCTGACGGACTACTATGATCGTATGGCGTTGCCCTTGGTCACCATCGTGATGGTCCTTGTCGGCATTGCGTTGAGTCTCCGGCGGAGCGGAGTTCGTGGAGGCAGTATGACGGTGGGAATCGGGCAAGCCTTCATTGTGGGATTTTGCTATTGGACCACGCATTCCGTTGCCATCGCGTTGGGAAGAGGAGGAGCACTGGCACCTGTGTTAGCCGGTTGGATGGCGAACGCCCTCTTCTTGAGCTTCGGTCTGTATTTATTGCTAAAAGTTCGCCATTAG
- a CDS encoding LptF/LptG family permease produces the protein MSIISPPENSVILRTLLDRYIFTELLTPFGLSLGALCFVMLTRELLRLVELLVSKGVGIWAVLKVIAMLLPSGLVLTLPIAGLIASVTAFGRLSFDKELVAMRAAGLSLVRLAQPVLLFSVCVFTLTLVLSQWGQPWSSLNLKKVALNLLKDQLALALERGTFNEPIPHMMIYVPEAEPDRPTPGIFISDERLPNEPRVIVAEHYRIFMDAQHDHVALQLENGMIHSRPPQIDQSQQIAFASYDIKINLNLSSYSATEERPSYEQITARLAETDGKDAGALRRMMEYYRDLAFPTASLVFCLLGVPVGIVSKRSGRVGGFAVGVGIIIAFYILNVGCDFLVTALILHPFWGAWLPNIIFMIITLVLFYRVSKH, from the coding sequence GTGTCCATAATTTCTCCGCCTGAAAACTCTGTGATCTTACGCACACTACTCGATCGCTACATCTTCACCGAGCTTCTTACTCCCTTCGGGCTCAGCCTCGGGGCGCTCTGTTTTGTGATGCTCACGAGAGAACTCCTGCGTCTCGTCGAACTGCTCGTCTCAAAAGGAGTCGGGATCTGGGCCGTCCTCAAAGTGATTGCCATGCTGCTTCCCTCTGGGCTCGTCCTGACGCTTCCCATCGCCGGACTGATCGCTTCGGTCACCGCCTTTGGCCGGTTGTCTTTCGATAAGGAACTGGTCGCCATGCGAGCTGCGGGGCTCAGCCTCGTTCGCCTTGCACAACCGGTACTCCTGTTTTCCGTCTGCGTGTTCACATTAACGTTGGTCTTATCGCAGTGGGGACAACCTTGGAGCTCGCTCAATCTGAAGAAGGTGGCGCTCAATCTCTTGAAGGACCAGCTCGCCCTCGCTCTCGAACGCGGCACGTTCAACGAACCGATCCCGCACATGATGATTTATGTTCCAGAAGCCGAGCCGGATCGTCCGACTCCCGGCATCTTCATCTCGGATGAACGCCTCCCCAATGAACCCCGCGTCATTGTGGCGGAACACTATCGGATTTTCATGGATGCTCAGCATGACCACGTGGCACTCCAGTTGGAGAACGGCATGATTCATAGCCGTCCTCCTCAGATCGACCAGTCCCAGCAGATTGCCTTCGCCAGCTATGACATCAAGATCAACTTGAACCTCAGTAGTTACTCGGCGACCGAGGAACGCCCTTCGTACGAGCAAATTACTGCGCGCCTCGCTGAAACCGACGGCAAAGACGCCGGCGCGCTTCGGCGAATGATGGAATATTATCGAGACTTGGCCTTCCCAACGGCCTCTCTGGTATTTTGCCTCCTCGGCGTACCGGTTGGAATCGTCTCGAAACGCTCCGGTCGTGTTGGTGGCTTCGCCGTTGGTGTCGGCATCATCATCGCGTTCTACATCTTGAATGTCGGATGCGACTTTCTGGTGACGGCCCTGATCCTTCATCCATTCTGGGGCGCGTGGCTGCCCAACATTATTTTTATGATCATCACCCTGGTTCTGTTCTACCGCGTGAGCAAGCACTAA